TGACTCCCTTCCTTGCCTGCATCATGGGGCATACATACTAGATTTCTTAGTTATATGTTCATATGTTTAAAGACATGACTTCCCTTGTTCTAGAGTTCAGCGCATGGGGACCAAGCCAGCGTTCCCCTGGCCTTCAATAACAGAGCTGACTACTGGGGCTCTTTCTGCGAACAGTGACTGTAGTTTGAAAACACAAGCATCAATGGATGTAATGCCATAGCACTTACTGGGTAAGTCAGAGTGCTGTCGTACTGCCTGCTCCTTTGGAGCATAAAGCAATACTTGTATTTTCCcccaaaaataaatggaagcaAGGGATTAAGTAACTTCTGATATAGGGTACAGGCAGCATGTGCCAGGAGTCTTAACAGAAGTCTTCTTTCCTGTCTGAAGGAGGGTATCAATTTAAATGAAGCATTTACCTCTGAAACAGACGTGCTCCTGTCACTCCTTGCAAGGTGGCTTTGTCTCCTTCCACTAGCAGCATTGCACCTTCCCGCAAGCCCTAATGGTGATGGAAacattaaatgttattttcaagcTATTTAAAAGGCTAGAATGCTTGTCACAAGCAGGCCAGTTTTAGTGCAGCTCGCCATCACTACAGACAAGGCTTTCTCACTCACCTATTTCTAACAAAGATGTCAAGACAAAATTAGGAGAGTTATCTTGGTTTAGAAGCtggttttcttgtttatttttcacttttaaaggagaaaccattaaggagaaaaggaaagtgtgggttttttttccacaactaCTTCTGCTATCACCATTCTTAGATCCAGTTTGTGCCAAGCCACAGCCAGCTGGGTTTCCTAGAGCACAAACTACACTCCAAGCTCAAGTACAGGGACAGGAAACCCAGAGGTCGCACTTCCTCACTGTAACTACGAACATACTACTGAATGAGCAAATTCAGAAACCTAGGGAGATTAAAACAAATTGTAAAGTTAAGAATACCTGCAAAAAGATTAAGGAGCGGTATCTTAACATCTGCATGCACACCACCCCCAGCAGACAACATATGACTGGTGGCCAGTGACTAGAAGTTGCCAGAGCTGCCTAAAATACAGGGTTTGGCAACAGGACTCCAAGCATCTCACTTGTTCTAACCCATTTTCTGCAAGTGAGCGAAATCCAAGGTTGAAGCTCTTAGCAAGAATGTAACTGGCCTTCCATGCCGCAGTTCTGTAAGGCTTATCAGGCTGGGGAGCCCACACTGAAAGCTAGTaagaatgcatttaaaatgatTACCATACTTAGAGCCATGAGCTTCATGACTGGGAACTACTACTCACCAGAACGGGAGGGGTGTTTGGTTCTTCATGATACTGGCGAATTCTTTCCTCCCTTGTTTCCTGCAACAGTGAGTGTTAGATTTAGCTGCCCAGGCAGTACGGTAGGACTTGCAGCTATCCAAGCATGACACCAACCAATTTCATAACATTAAACAAAGCTGGCACTTCCCCTCAAGGATAATGGAGTGGCAGGTTTGACTTTAATAGATATGTATTCCACCCTTCATCACTAGCAGCAATTGCTGCAGGTTGATCAAATAACTCGCACAATCCCAGTTCCCAAAACCCTTTAAACTTGCTTCCACTCAGTTAATCcagttttttggtgtttttggtttgtgtgttttgttttgtgtgtttaatgCTAGCTCCACGTGCTCAACCTTGGAGCAAGAGCACTGAGGAAGATGGTGGAAGCAAATGCCCAAGATGTCACCCTCATGAAAGAGGGTAGCGAACCATGAATTTCCACTGATAAAATATGTGCTTTTTTGTCCTCAAGTAGGTATTACACTGAAGAATTTCCTTCTGTGAACAGTTCTGCCATGTTTCCTGGGGGTTTGCTGCTGAACTGAGCAACAGTAGTTAAAAGAAATGGAACCAGAAGGATTTGTTGGTAAGGAAACACAGGAACCCAGCAGGGACTTGGTACAGCACAGAGCTTCCAGCCTCttttctgagaaacagcagaagttaTTTATAGGGAAAAGACTGCCTGCTTATCTAGTGACAAGCTGATTAAACGAGTACCTACTTCATCTAAATTCTAGAAGCATGCTCTGATCCTCCATCTCTCTGTTGTCCCCTAATTCTTAATACTTCCTCTAACCATGAAGGAATTTTGACTACAAGGAGGAAAGTATTTGGGCTATTAAAACATGCACCACAGAAGCTGCTCCCTGAAGAATTAACTGACAGGCTATTCAAGAATCGGCTCCTCCATAGTGGAGATGTTAGTCTTTCATGCTTGAtggttaaaatgtttttctttcagctgtattAGTACCTGTGCTTGCTCAGTACTGGATGTTACAGGGTATACTCTCTGCAAGGACACTGGTGCCTAGGTAGTTTCTTATACAAGATCGCATGCAATCTCAAGATCTCTTCTGATGGTTCCTTCAGATATTCCTTTAGATATTTAAGCCTCGTAATGTATGTTTAAGTTGGGTCTCCTCAAGCAGCAGGCGAGAGAGACTATGGCAGGACTTTCCAGAAACACAGTGGATTGCACATTTGAAGTTTATCTTTCCCTGTgccatccccctgccccaggccccATTCCATGCCTAGGTATGAAGCAACAGTATTTTAGACAttgcaaagctgctgtttgtgaaaacattttgttccaCTCTCAGTAATACTGTTGCCAACTTCTCTTCCCACTCAAAAGCCTTAGGAGGGAGTGAAGTGTTACTGCCTCACTAGCATTTCCAGTTGCTCAAGGGAGCAGCTGTTAACGACATTCTATAGCTTTGTAAGGCCTCACAAATATACATTGTTGTTGCACCTCTGCACCCTGGTTACTGTGTTAGCTCTGGCATGCTTTACTTACACCCATGTGAGTGCTTTTAACATCTGGGTCCAGGTAGTGGGGGTTAATATTGAAAGGAACTAAACCTAGAGCCTGCAGGGAAGGTGGATAAACAATTGGCATGTCATTGGTAGTATTGATGCTGATGGTAGCAACGTTAGTTCCTGCGCTGGATCCCACGTAAGGAATCCCATCCTGAAAGGACAAAAGCAATGATTAGTATGCAGTATTACAATCAGGAACTACATTTTATAGCGTTTTTTAGCATCTTATATCATTCTTGGAGACTCAGCAATCAGATCGCACTGAGTCCACATCTCACTGCTAACTTCAcagatgaaaagcagaagaacaagAATTCAGGTTCTGAGGTGCACAACAGCTTGTATATGTCAGTCATGGTTGTCAGAGAACTACTTGTTGGATGTCCTGGACTCATAACGCTGTGACCCCATCACAAGAGAACTTTGAAGGTTGTTAGTACATATATTGGATTTTACTAAGACAGATTTATTATGTGCATTGCATTTACAGGAAATACCTGCGCTAGCTTTTAACTAGCTTCTGAAGAGAGCAGCCCATCTGAAGCTGAGTACAATGTTGCCACAGCATCAGCTTACCAGTACTGTGACCAGCCAGTTTAGTGCGAGTTCAGGTATTACTATATGCTGTGTTCTAAGTGGAAGGATTCCACACAAACATGCAAGTATATGGATAATAGAACAATTTGTAAAAATAAGCTATCTTGAGAGAACCGCTGCTAGTATAAGTGTAACCAAACAGTTATCTAGACTTCACCGGTACTTGAACACTTTCTGGCTTTTTTGCCCACAACAGGCATTGAATTTCTGTATATTAAGACGGCCTAGCTAcataacctttttttcttggaagctgGCCTTTTCAAATGTATTGTGCTTGCATAAATCTGCCTGAAGTTGTTTGCAGTTCCATATTGCTAGGGGAACACCTGGCTTCTGTTCTGCTCCATGGATGGTATATCTTTGTGGTGCCTTATGAGATTTGCCAGCCAGAAGGGGGCTGCTGACCAGAAGGACTCGATGGCACTCATACCTCTCAATTCCAGATCAAAGAGGTACACAAGGTAATTACACCATTTTCAGCGTCAACAGGACATTGACTAAAAGGCATGTATGGATCCAACTCTATTAATAGTTTATTAGCAAAAAACTGCAACTTGAACGTGTCTGTATCTATTAGCAAAATAGAAAGTGGACACCTCAGGCTGAAAAGCAGGGTTTCTGGACATCGATTATGTCCTGCACTGCTCTTCATTGGTATTTTACACCGAGTAGCTTGCTTCTAAGGTATTATGCAGCATTGTACATCCCAAGGTCTTGCAGTCCCACATCTGGGAAACTGCCCTAGAAAGTTTGCTGACCTCAGGTCTTTTCAGGCTTCAATGACTAATGGCAGCCTTATTTGGCCACAGATCTCAGTCCACCAGGTTGCGTGAGATGGCTCAATATTTGAAGTATATTAGACACAAAGATGCAGAATGAACTTGGATTTGTCTGAACAAAAGCTTATGCATGAGATCCTGCCATTCAGACTTGGCCAACGTCCTGTAGTATTTACCTCAAGAACTCTTTTCCTGATCTCCTGTATTAGACAGTTGTCGTAGAGAGCTTTCAGGAGACGGAATGTGTTCCCACCTCCTGTGGAGAGAGAGCCCAGCTTATTTAACATGTTCTCACCACCAATATTCATCGAAGCTTTTACAAACTTGGCAGGCTCAATGATTTCTATGCTCTATTCAGGGTAGTACCCTGCATTGAGCAGCAGTAAAACCAGAAGCTTCAGAAGAGTGGTCACAGGGCAAGCTCTAGGCTCATGCCCCAAGTCCTTCTTGTAACACTGGTGCTGGCTCTTGTCAGCAGACACTGCTGTAATACCCAGGAGCACGGCATTAGGACTATGCTCAGTTGGAGCCCAGTAGTCCCGAAACTTTTTAGACTTGATAAGTGATGATCCAGCTGCGATGATTGTGTTTTATCACTGAAGTACTGTTCAAATGAATAATCTGAAATTTACTGGAGGTGAAGGTCCATTAACAAATCTCTCCTATTTCCATCCCCACCACTAAATGTAGGGTCTTACTGTTCCCCATCAAAGTACCGGTTTCTGTAGTTTCTAATGATTGCTAGGCCcaacttttttgttgttgtttctacAGTGCCTGCTCTGAGCCGGACTAACCCAGTGCCCTATGTAAACCCTCATCAGGGAGCAAGAAGTAAAACTTACCGATAAATATTGCTTCAGATTTCCTTACAGCTTCCACTGGATCACAAGATTCATGAATGCTGTCCAGCCCATAACCTTAAATGAAAGAGTATTTTGCTTTGCCACTTCGGTTTGGTGGAGGAATGTGGTATGTTCaattcctccctccccccgAGCCAAATGTCTTGCCAGACAACTAGGGAAATTTCAGAGAACTCTACAACGTAAAGTATATGTCCTACATTGGTGCAGGGCTTCTGCATCCAGCTGTACCAAAGGAAATGTTTGATTTACAGATATACATGCTCTGTATCTTAAGAGCGGAGCATTTCACTCGGCAGGCACAGGCTGAGGCACGCGGTCCTGCTGAGCATTACCGGCAAACTGGGAAACGAGAAGGAAAAAGCTGTCAGGCTTCAGCTCGGCTGCAAGTCTGAACACGACGTGCCACCGCTGGGTCTAGCATTACTAGTGCAAATATCtgatctgatttatttttttttttaaatggttaaaaTGTCTGGCTTTGACAGATTTGCCTTGCTGGGGTTCGCTGAGTACAGGGAGTGCCAGGAGAGCCAGAAGGTGGATGTGTGCTGGCAGTAATCTTTCTGCAAAAGAACGGAGCAAAgtgtgctgcccagggcagtgagTAGTGGTTATTACTGGGGTAACAGGTTATCCCGAATGGTGGTGGGTATTGGGCGGAGGTGTCGCTGTAGGCTGCTCTGGAAAAACCTTGGCTCGAAGCAAAGCTGAGTTGCTGTTATCATGGAAATGCGTGGCCGGCTGAAGTGCGTTATAGTAAAGGGTTTTGCGTTAAGCGGTTGCACGGCTCGACCCCAGGCTTAAGGTGTCAGGGACCAAACCGCGCCCCGGTGCGCTGGAGCAGGTACAGACGCGCTCGGTGTTTAGGAAACAGCTTCCTCCCCCAGGCGCCCCGAGCGCTCGCAACACGATTTCTTCCGGGGGCCTTTAGAGTAGCTGCTAGCGGGCAGCGGGCCCCGCGGCGGACCgacaccccccccgccccgcccgctcCCGCAGCGGCGGCCCCCCCGCGACACCGGCCGCCTCCCCCCTGCGGCGGCCCGGGGCGCTGGGGCCGGCCCCGCTTACCCCAGCTCTCGAACTTCTCCCTCGCGGTGCGGGCGTAGGCGTCGCGGTCGTGCAGGGCGTAGGGGACGAAGAGCACCCGCTTCACCGTCCTGCGAGGAGAGAGGGGAGGCGGCGGTCAGAGctggggcggccgggcgggctcCCGCGGGCCCTGCGCGGTGCTTACTGCCCGAGGAAGCTCTGgatgtgctgctggcagtggcCCAGGTACCCCCCGCCGTGCAGGGTGGAGTTGGAGACCAGCAGCAGGCGCCGCGGGCCCCCCATGCCGCCCGGCGCCGTGCCCCGCCGTCAGTGCGCGCAGCCCGGCCTGTCCCCGctcgcccggcccggcccggcccgccccttcctgccccgccgcggcccgcgGGGTggggccccgccgctcccgccgcccggcccggccatGCTGGACTTCGCCATCTTCGCCGTCACTTTTCTCCTCATCCTGGTGGGCGCCGTGCTCTACCTCTACCCGGTAATGCTGCTGCCGGTACCGGGCCCCCGGCGGGACGCACGGCAcagcccggcccggggggcagGCAGCGAGCGGCCGAGAGGCCCGTCCCCCACCGCGCCCCGGGCCCTTCCCGCCGCCCCTgggccgcccggccccgctccgctgCCCCACGCCCAGAGCCCGGGCCCATCCCGCGGCAGcccggcccccgcgccccggcccgccgcggtCGGTACGTGCCGGTGGCTGAGCCCACCGGGGGGCTGCGCCGGCTCCCCGGCAGCTCAGCTCGGCGGCCGTGCGGGTCTCCGGGGCGAAACCTGGGGGCGAGATCTGCGTGGCAAACCCGACCCGGGAAATCTGTACGCGGGGATCTACCCCCTCACCGGGTGGGTGATGCTGGTGTGCCCGGTGGGCCAGGCACGCGCTCACGGTCGATCGGCCTCGTAAGCCTTGGCAGGCGCGAGGCCTGAAGACGTGGCTTAGCCAGCTCTTGTTTAACGTTGCGAGTGGCGCAGCAGGATTGCGGTGGAAAATCCATCTCTCCCACTGGGAAGCTGTGGGACTTGTGCAGAATCTGAAGTTCAAGGGGGTTGATGCGTGTCCTTTTACCCTAGGCATCTAGGCAAGCTTCAGGTATCCCTGGGCTGGCTCCAGCTGATGAAAAGTAAGTGATTTCCATCCCAGCACTGATCAAGCTCAGCGTTGGCAGAGAGTGCTGTTCATGACGAGGTATCCTCTTTGTGTTCCTCAGGGATGGCAACCTGCCAGATATCATCACCAGCAGCAGTTTGCATGAGTTCCTGGTGAACCTTCATGAGAAATATGGCCCACTGGTCTCTTTCTGGTTTGGAAGACGTCTTGTTGTCAGCCTTGGCTCCATCGATCTCCTGAAACAACATATTAACCCCAACCGATTGCGTAAGTGTCCTTTGCTTTATCTTTGAGTCCACTGGTTCCTTCTGGCCGTGCTGGGCATCCTGTGTCCAAGAGAGCTGGAGTTTCgttcagagcagaaagaaaacgAGGCTCGGTGTGCAGCTGAAATAGCGGTTAAGGTATGACTTTGGACTTAAGTATTAGTGGCAAAGAGTTGCTGCTGTCAAATGGCCATCAAGAAATGAGCATGCTTGTGCCTTCTACTATCTCCCTACAGGCAAATGTTTATGGAAAAGATCACTTGAAACAGCAGGGTGAAGGTCCTGTAGCTGCTTGGCATacatttgaaaagcagtttgaaatataatttaagAGGGGAAACTTTGCTAAAGTAAGTCTGAAAACTACTGTGCTAGTTTGCGATAGCTCCCATGTGTAGTTCAGTGTAGAGGTTTTTAAAGTATTGTTTGAAGTTGTtctttaacttttgtttttttttgcgTGTAGAATTTTGTGCTCAATTTTGGAAGTGGTCAGTGGTGCTGGTAGCTGAGTTGACAGTCTTAGTCCTGGGaaggtattttaatttatgatATAAACATTTTAGGTGGGTGTTTTGCTTCCTAAGGGGATCACAGACGTTTAAGTTAACTCAGCTGATATTTGGGTTTACCCtcttgtttttccagttttcatctTGCAAAGTTGAATGAGGTGCTGGTTGACACATCTGACCTGATCCTTTAGGCTGCCTTTAGGCACAGGCAGGTATCTCAGCGTTACTTAGTGCTGAGGTTGTGGTGGGTAAGCGTCCTGTACAGTTGCATGACAGGCTCAAAAAAATGGTGATGATCTGGGGAAAGAGTGGGAGTTCATGAAGATCAGCAAAATGCAGCTGATAGCAATAACACTCCAGAAGGTGGGAACCCACCCTGAAAAATCTGGATGCGCTCAAGTGTGTTTGGGGGAAGTTGAGCAGACAGTCACTTTCTCAAAGCTCAGGGCAGTGGTGACAGGCCCCTGAGCAGGCAAGTTCTCGGAAATGTTCTGAATTTGGGAGTACgcaaatactggaaaaaaacagatacaGTGCAAATGCAGGAAACAAAGTGACCCAGGCAGCGACCGACTAATCTAGTGTCCTGCTATGCCAAGGgctaaacataattttttttaaggatgggGATAAATAGGAAATGCATGCTATACTTCTTTGGTAATTAGAATTCTAGATAAGGAAAGTGATAGAACTGTGTTTCTGTCGGGCTTTCAGTTCAGAATTTGCTTGGACGCCACTCGGATCATCACTGAAGCTGGAGGTAATGGGATATGAGAAGTGAAAGAGGAAGCGAGGCTGGATTATGTTGGGAAAGCGAAGTGCTGAGGTGGGGAGGTGAAATACTCCCACTTAGGTTAGCAGCCTGCCCTGATGGTGTTACGCTGGGACCCCTTGTCAGCACAAGGAAGCAGAGTCAGATGGGCACCCCTGAGGGCTGGGATAGCAGAAACGGTGAGAAGCAAAAGCAGGCTGCACTAATTGCCTGCAGGATGACATGGCcgtagaaaaaaagaagagggtaCATTGAGTcatgtgttttctgtagagAGAGGAAAGCATCTAGGCTATTGCACAAGATGAACATGAGCCAGACCTGGAATCCCATGTATGGCTCTGACCTCTGTACTTGGGCATGATTTTGGGTAAAGCAAGTGCAAAGAAGGGCTGCCAGTGCTCTCAGAGGAGCAAGGAGCCTGTCATGCAGGAGGAGCCAGGGACAGTGTGTTCTGCCCCACAGATGGAGGAGCTTATGGTGGCTCCTTCTaaaggcagcagtggcaggtTTAAGAAGGAGGGTTCTCATGATCTGTACTGAACTCAGACCTGAAAAAGCAGCGATGTTAGTTGTATCCGTGCTTTCCTTTTAGCACTGATGCTTGTCAGAAGTGCTCAAACTTTATTAGAGGTGAGGAATCTTACTGTTTTTCCTGGAGGTTTCAGGTATAAACAACATGTAGTAGCTTAGCTGAGTGGTTGTAGCAAAATGCTTGCTTCCTCTACCATTTCATGGTGAGTGGTTATAAGTGGTAGCTCTCAGCCACAAACTGGCTCTGGGCAGCTTGTAGTTTTGTTGGAGGCCTGGTCTTGCACACATCTCTCCTGTGCGCAcggtgctgtggggcaggagacaGCCCACTGTGAACTGGCTCATATCCAAGTCGCGGCTCTCCAACGCCACCAAAAAAACTCTTGCCATGCAATTTCTCCTCAGTCTGCTGGGGCACCTGAGGCCAGAGCTGTTCTTCATAGGTGCCTGCTTGTTGGTTTCCAAGCTGGAGGTGTAGGGTTTGTCTCCAAGTAGCAGAGAAAGGTTCCTTTCATCACATCTGTGTGTCACAGGTATGGTCAGACTTctgggagagagagaggtgcTGGTAGTGCATCTCTTGTGAGAGCCTTGAAGTTGGACTAATTGCATTCATAATTATTAACAGGCTCCCCATGCCAGCagactgttttttctcatgcttAAAGCAATGTTTGAAGCTGGTATGATTTCATGACCTCTTAAAGCTTGGTTGAGATGAATTTGCAAGGAGAATTCAAAGGAAGTaaaattttgctgctgttactggTGATTCCCATGAGAGGCTTTGGGGAAGCAGTCCGGGCCTCCAAAGGGTGTGGATCTGAAGAGAGTAGACTAGTTCAGGACTGCCGGGACCCACCTGGAACACTCCTATGAGTTGATGTCACCTTTTGTGTTGGGCCAGCGAACCTGAAGCACCCTGAATGCTGAAGATGGAGCTATGGGTCGTGGCCTGTTTGAGCGGGACAGCtttgttgctgttctgtgtttgtacTGTGCAGCTTCAGAGGTCCTGTCCGTCTCTGATGTTCAGTTCTGCTTGGCATCTGTCTTGACTATCCAGAGTTAGATCTTTTCTCTATATTTACTTACAATGGTGTCCAGAATAGCACTCTGATGCCCTTGTGATGAAGAAGAAGCTTTCCTTGTAAGTAGAAGGAACAGCTGAAATTTTGAGATGCTTCACTAAGAGGACTGAAAG
The DNA window shown above is from Falco naumanni isolate bFalNau1 chromosome 8, bFalNau1.pat, whole genome shotgun sequence and carries:
- the LOC121093118 gene encoding alpha-aspartyl dipeptidase-like — translated: MGGPRRLLLVSNSTLHGGGYLGHCQQHIQSFLGQTVKRVLFVPYALHDRDAYARTAREKFESWGYGLDSIHESCDPVEAVRKSEAIFIGGGNTFRLLKALYDNCLIQEIRKRVLEDGIPYVGSSAGTNVATISINTTNDMPIVYPPSLQALGLVPFNINPHYLDPDVKSTHMGETREERIRQYHEEPNTPPVLGLREGAMLLVEGDKATLQGVTGARLFQRGKKPTEHEPGTDFSFLLIDSNLQNL